A genome region from Nycticebus coucang isolate mNycCou1 chromosome 4, mNycCou1.pri, whole genome shotgun sequence includes the following:
- the LOC128583714 gene encoding 60S ribosomal protein L12: MPPKFDPNEIKVVYLRCTGGEVGATSALAPKIGPLGLSPKKVGDDIAKATGDWKGLRITVKLTIQNRQAQIEVVPSASALIIKALKEPPRDRKKQKNIKHNGNITFDEIVNIARQMRHRSLARELSGTIKEILGTAQSVGCNVDGRHPHDIIDDINSGAVECPAS; encoded by the coding sequence ATGCCGCCTAAGTTCGACCCCAACGAGATCAAAGTCGTGTACCTGAGGTGCACCGGTGGCGAAGTGGGTGCCACGTCTGCCCTGGCCCCCAAGATCGGCCCCCTgggtttgtctccaaaaaaggttggTGATGACATCGCCAAAGCAACTGGTGACTGGAAGGGTCTGAGGATTACAGTGAAACTGACTATCCAGAACAGACAGGCCCAGATTGAAGTGgtgccttctgcctctgccctcatcatCAAAGCCCTCAAGGAACCAccgagagacagaaagaaacagaaaaacattaaacacaacGGAAATATCACTTTCGATGAGATTGTCAACATTGCCAGACAGATGCGGCACCGATCTTTAGCCAGAGAACTCTCTGGCACCATTAAAGAGATCCTGGGGACGGCCCAGTCTGTGGGCTGCAATGTTGATGGCCGCCACCCTCATGACATCATAGATGACATCAATAGTGGTGCTGTGGAATGCCCAGCGAgttaa